The genomic stretch GGGTCGAAGGCCATCGGTGGGCAATCGAGGACAGTTTCGAGACCGCCAAGAACGAGTTCGGGCTCGACCACAACGAGAGCAGATCCTGGCACGGCTGGCATCGCCACGTTTCCATGGTGATGCTCGCCTTCGCCATGATGGCGGTGATCCGCCATCGCGCCAATCCGCCGGCGCCAAAAAAAACCAAACGCCGAACCACGGCAAGGGTCAAACCATAGCCACGCCGCCGCCATGGACCAGGATCGCCTGCGGCCTCAGCGCGCATCCAACCAGTCTTGCGTTGCTCATCTCCAAGCAGACCTTCCAGAAACAAGCCAGCATTCTTCGCAACACGCTCTTGCCCGAACAATGGACGTATCCGCTTCTTGATCTCCCGAAGCGACGCCGCCCACAACGCAAGCGTCTCTTCAATCGACGCTGTCCGCGTCCACGATGTTCGAATCATGGTTGCCCATGGATTCAGAAAACCTCACAAAAGGCAACTGTATTGCTAGGATCAATCATAGGCGGATGGTCATCGGTGCGCGATGCCTTAAAAATATCAACGGTCGCCAAGGAGTTGGCGTCGGCTGGAGCGAAGTTAAAAGAGCTTTCCGTGCTCCTTAGTGGGACTGAAACCGGCCTCCGTGACATTCGTGACATCACGATAACCTCCGAAATTGCAAAGATCCTAGCACTCGATCCGACCGTCGGTTCCTTGAACAATGCGCATGAACTTATTTCGGCGTTCAACCGGGAAGCAGCGCGGATAGCCCACGTCTGCTTGGTGGCTGAGGCCGATTTGCCTGAGCCGTCCAGCAAAGGAGGGCGTCCCACGCTGGATGCGCATTGGTATGATGATTTCACGGCACTGTTGTTGCAAATAGCCGACAAGGCTGGTGTAGAGCCTTCGCAAGGTAAAGATCGCGATGATCAAACCCGAAGCGGTTGGCTCCTCAATGCGGCACTGGCTCTTGAGTCCTTCTTGCCGCGCGATATGCGCTCACCAAGCTCGGAAGCTTGTGGAAAACGCCTGGAGCGGAGCGAAAGACGCCTCCGCGAAGCGTCTGGACAAAAACTCTCGGCAAGCTGACGGTTTTTGTCGATGTGATTGCTCCCTGATCATTCCCTAGTTTGGAATTTGAGGGCCCGGATGTCCGGGCCGTTGCGCTGCGGCCCAGTGTTTGCCTTCTTTGATGGCGCAGTTACCCGGGTCTTGGCGCTGTGGCGCCTTTCATTCCAGAGGGAAATTCCGTGAAATCGCAATCGTCAACCGACAACGCCGTGGTCGCGCAGAAGCCGACCGCCACCACGATGGTCCTGCTCACGCCGAAGGAGCAGGCCAAGATTCTCAAGGTCAGCCTGTCTTGGTTGGCCAAGGCCCGTATGCGCGGCGATGGCCCGCCCTACATCAAAGTCGGCCGCTCGGTCCGCTACACCGAGGCCGGTCAGGCCCAGTACCTGAAATCCCGTCAGCGCCTCTCCACCAGCGAAGTGTAGTCGCGTTTTTGCGCGGTCTCGTAACCTGGTCGAGGATGTAACGATCGTCTATCTCTATACATAACTATACATCATTATAATCTTAGATGATCCAAGGTTAGGACGATATATAATAGTACATGTACCCATTATACTATTGACAACATCCCAATTTACTTCACAGTACATCAACGGCAACGCCGGTCATCTCCGATCGGCATCGGAGACATCCCAATGGCCCAAACTGGCTTGCTTGAACCCTCGTTCGCCGACGTGCTTGCCGCCGTCGAGATGGCGAAGGACCTGCCGAAACAGATCGTTACCCATTGGCTCTGCTCGTTGCGCCAGATCGCGGTCGCGCTCGACAAGCCGCCGGAGTTGATCCAGGCGCGCTGGACCGCGGTTCGTCACCCGGTGGCCCGGTTGCACCACGCGCTGCTCGGCATCACCCAGAAGACATTGGCCAACCATAAGTCGAATGCGCGGGCGGCATTGGTGTGGTTTGCCGGCGAGCACAATGTGCCTGCACGCGGCGCGAAATTCACGGCCGGGTGGGCGGCGCTCCGGGATCGTCTCAGCGATCGGCACCAGCGCAGCGTCCTGTCCTCGCTGATGCGGTACTGCTCGGCAAAGGAACTGGGACCCGCGAGTGTCGATGAAGCCGCGCTCGACGCCTACATGGTCTATCGCGCCGAAACCTCAGCGCTTGCCACCGACGCAGCGGCCCGGCGCTCCATCGCCCGGTCCTGGAACGCTTGCATCGGTTCGGTCGAGGGTTGGCCGGAGCGGCGCCTGATCGAGCCGCCGATCAAGGCAGCCGAGGGGCCGTCCTGGGAGAGTTTTTCGGAGGTTCTGCGCAACGACATCGATGCCTATCTCCTGGGTCTGACGAAGCCGCGTAAGGGCCATACCGGCAAGCGAAGGGCACCGTGCAAGCCGGCGACTATCCGCGTGCGCCGGGCCATGTTGGTTGCCGCGGCCAAAATGGCTGTGCGGGCAGGGGTGCCGATCGAGAAGTTGACCTCGTTGGGCGCGATGCTGCACCCGGACGTCTCTGAACCCATCCTCGAAGCCTACTGGGAAAAGGATGGGGAGCGGCCGAATGTGTTCACCATCGATCTGGGGGTGTTATTTTTGAGCATCGCGCGTCAGATCGATTGCCTCGACGAAGCGGCGTTGGTGCGCCTGGACGATATCCGCGCCGAGTTGGAGCAGCACCGCCAAGGTGGACTGACCGACAAGAACCTCGCCGTTGTCCGCCAGGTCCTGACCGATGGCATCTGGACCGGCGTCGTCAACCTGCCGGAGGCGATGATGGCCCAAGCGCGGTCGCTGCATTACCACGCGCCCGTGAAGGCCGCGGTGGTGGCGCAGGTCGCCGTCGCCATCGCGATTTTGACGGTCAACCCGGTGCGGCTCGGTAATCTTGGACGCATTCGGCTGGACGAAAACCTGATCAAACCTGGTGGGCCCCATTCTCAGTACTGGCTGGTGTTCCCCGATTACGACGTGAAAAACCGGGTAAAGCTCGAGTCTCAGTTTAACCAAAGGCTGAGCGAACTGCTCGACGAATACATCCACGACTTCCGCCCGAGTCTAGTGCGTGGCGGTAACGAGCCGTGGCTGTTCCCCGGCGAGACAGGAGGCTGCAAGGGCCCGACCGTGCTGAGTGACCAGATCACCAAGCGGATCTTGAAGGCTACGGGATTGCGGATCACCGCGCATCAGTTTCGGCACGCCGCCGGAGCAATCATCCTGAAGAACCGTCCCGGCGAACACGAGTTGGTTCGTCGCGTTCTCGGTCATCGCAACATCCAGACCACCATGAGTTTCTACACGGGCTTGGAAACCACGCAGGCGGGGAGGGTGTTCGGCGACATGGTTCGGGAAATGATCTTCACCGCTGAGGATGACCCGACTCCGACGACCCGGTCTGGCCGTCGTAGGCCCGACAGGAAGGCAGCATGACCAAGCTCGTGCGTTCCCTGCCGTTAGCCCTATGGCCTACGGCCGACCGCCAGGCTTGGCAAGATGCCAGCCGACCTGGGTTCCGCCTCAAGCGCGGAGGCGCGGCAAGCCATCTCGCGGAGATCACCCGAAACGATTTGGCCCGACGCTACGGCTACTTCCTCGACTTTTTGCACAGAACTTCCCGGCTTGATCCGGGGGCAGGGCCAGCGGCGCAGGTTTCGCCAGAGAACGTTCGGGAATATCTCGCCGAATTGCAGGCCCGGGTTCGATCGGTGACGGTTCATGGCTCGATCTACAAGCTGCGCCGCGCCGCCGAGCTGATCTCAGGAGGTTCTGACTTCACATGGCTGGCGGAGATCGAGAAGGATCTGGCGTTTGTGGTGGTTCCGAAGTCCAAGTTCAACCGCATCGTCACGAGTGAGGTGCTGGTCGAAGCCGGGTTGGCGCTGATCGCTGAGGCGGACGCGAACGTTCGGACCGAATTGTCCTGCGCTCGCTCCGCCCGCAATGGGCTCATGATAGCACTGCTTGCCCTTAACCCGATGCGACTGAAAAACTTCGCCGCTCTGGAAATCGGGGGCTCGTTTGTTGAGGTCAAGAGCACCTGGTGGGTCAAACTGAATCGCCGAACCACCAAATCCCGTCGTGTCGATGAACGGCCCCTCCCGGACTTCCTGAAACCCGCGATAGATGCCTACATCAACCGGCAGCGGCCGATCCTGGCGCGGTCGGATACGTCGAGCAATGCATTGTGGGTATCATCGAACGACGGCTCGCCGATGACTTATG from Bradyrhizobium sp. Ash2021 encodes the following:
- a CDS encoding site-specific integrase, whose product is MLAAVEMAKDLPKQIVTHWLCSLRQIAVALDKPPELIQARWTAVRHPVARLHHALLGITQKTLANHKSNARAALVWFAGEHNVPARGAKFTAGWAALRDRLSDRHQRSVLSSLMRYCSAKELGPASVDEAALDAYMVYRAETSALATDAAARRSIARSWNACIGSVEGWPERRLIEPPIKAAEGPSWESFSEVLRNDIDAYLLGLTKPRKGHTGKRRAPCKPATIRVRRAMLVAAAKMAVRAGVPIEKLTSLGAMLHPDVSEPILEAYWEKDGERPNVFTIDLGVLFLSIARQIDCLDEAALVRLDDIRAELEQHRQGGLTDKNLAVVRQVLTDGIWTGVVNLPEAMMAQARSLHYHAPVKAAVVAQVAVAIAILTVNPVRLGNLGRIRLDENLIKPGGPHSQYWLVFPDYDVKNRVKLESQFNQRLSELLDEYIHDFRPSLVRGGNEPWLFPGETGGCKGPTVLSDQITKRILKATGLRITAHQFRHAAGAIILKNRPGEHELVRRVLGHRNIQTTMSFYTGLETTQAGRVFGDMVREMIFTAEDDPTPTTRSGRRRPDRKAA
- a CDS encoding site-specific integrase, which produces MTKLVRSLPLALWPTADRQAWQDASRPGFRLKRGGAASHLAEITRNDLARRYGYFLDFLHRTSRLDPGAGPAAQVSPENVREYLAELQARVRSVTVHGSIYKLRRAAELISGGSDFTWLAEIEKDLAFVVVPKSKFNRIVTSEVLVEAGLALIAEADANVRTELSCARSARNGLMIALLALNPMRLKNFAALEIGGSFVEVKSTWWVKLNRRTTKSRRVDERPLPDFLKPAIDAYINRQRPILARSDTSSNALWVSSNDGSPMTYDGVARVLSATTLATIGVDVSAHLFRGAAATTAAVYGGSTPHLASAVLHHTDPRVTEAHYNRATNATAGQTFQGIIDEYR
- a CDS encoding helix-turn-helix domain-containing protein is translated as MKSQSSTDNAVVAQKPTATTMVLLTPKEQAKILKVSLSWLAKARMRGDGPPYIKVGRSVRYTEAGQAQYLKSRQRLSTSEV